A stretch of Bradyrhizobium sp. CCBAU 53338 DNA encodes these proteins:
- a CDS encoding glycosyltransferase family 4 protein: protein MQPEGKIVVASQHYPPDPSTTAAIMAEIACRLASEHEVVVLSGSPGALPASQTGVDKPHVVAIRNRMGGKAALVRRGLSELLFVLRIFVALLRRLRRGDVVLTVTAPFMLPYAVAAAARFKGARSALIMHDLFPDVLVMAGLLKPRAFVTGVMRAANSLMFRALDAVITIGRDAEAPLLGYAGMTRNKIRFIPNWATLVPATRPVTSDNPFRKDLAARFIVGLSGNLGFTHDPEIVFEAARLLKDDADIHFLLSGWGIGFERLKQLQAEAGLSNVSFVARVEDAELEAFLTAADLWIIPYRKDVAGVSVPSRFYNLLAVGRPVVLVSEPEAEAALTVVENGLGWVVTPGRADQLAAAIRAASKCCDGALAERAVKAASKFDRSVAMNAYAALIEELLRNPSLREQR, encoded by the coding sequence ATGCAGCCAGAAGGCAAGATCGTCGTCGCGAGCCAGCATTATCCGCCGGATCCGAGCACGACCGCGGCGATCATGGCCGAGATAGCCTGCCGCCTCGCCTCCGAGCACGAGGTCGTGGTGTTGTCGGGCTCGCCTGGTGCGCTGCCGGCCTCGCAGACCGGTGTGGATAAGCCGCACGTAGTCGCCATCAGGAACCGGATGGGAGGAAAGGCGGCGCTGGTCCGCCGCGGTCTATCCGAACTGCTGTTCGTGCTGCGCATCTTCGTCGCGCTGCTGCGGCGCCTGCGGCGCGGCGACGTCGTGCTGACCGTCACGGCACCGTTCATGCTGCCTTACGCGGTCGCTGCCGCGGCCCGGTTCAAGGGGGCACGCTCGGCGCTGATCATGCATGACCTGTTTCCCGACGTGCTGGTGATGGCGGGCCTGTTGAAGCCGCGCGCGTTCGTGACCGGCGTGATGCGCGCCGCCAACAGCCTGATGTTCCGCGCGCTCGATGCCGTGATCACCATCGGCCGCGATGCGGAAGCGCCGCTGCTCGGCTATGCCGGCATGACGCGAAACAAGATCCGCTTCATTCCGAACTGGGCCACACTCGTGCCTGCGACGCGGCCGGTGACGTCGGACAATCCGTTCCGGAAAGACCTTGCGGCGCGCTTCATCGTCGGGCTGTCAGGCAATCTCGGCTTCACCCACGATCCCGAGATCGTGTTCGAGGCGGCGCGCCTGCTGAAGGACGACGCGGACATTCATTTCCTGCTCTCCGGCTGGGGCATCGGCTTCGAACGGCTGAAGCAGCTGCAGGCCGAGGCCGGTCTCTCCAATGTCTCCTTCGTGGCCCGGGTCGAGGATGCCGAGCTCGAGGCGTTCCTGACCGCCGCCGACCTCTGGATTATCCCGTACCGGAAGGACGTCGCCGGGGTATCGGTGCCGAGCCGTTTCTATAATCTGCTGGCGGTCGGCCGCCCCGTCGTGCTGGTGTCGGAGCCCGAGGCCGAGGCGGCCCTGACGGTGGTGGAGAACGGGCTGGGCTGGGTGGTGACGCCGGGCCGCGCCGATCAGCTCGCCGCGGCGATCCGTGCGGCGTCCAAATGCTGTGACGGCGCTTTGGCCGAACGCGCGGTGAAGGCGGCATCGAAGTTCGATCGCAGCGTCGCGATGAACGCCTATGCCGCTCTGATCGAGGAATTGTTGCGCAACCCGAGCCTGAGGGAGCAACGATGA
- a CDS encoding NAD-dependent epimerase/dehydratase family protein: protein MSENKRVVLVTGASGFVGRHVVPDLVRAGWSVRRAVRSPEGLDDEVVIETIGPDTDWTAALEGVDAVVHLAARVHHKHEEHAVQLYRNVNIAGTLHLARSAATAGVRQFIFVSTVLVHGRSNEGRAPFCEDDILTPRGLYCMSKAAAEAGLRTLARDSDINISVIRPPLVYGAGAKGNFALLTRAVNLGVPLPFAAIRNHRAFLAVQNLSSFILRQLAHPDPASNFEIFLVPDREQVSTPEFVERLARASGKSPRLFGMSPELLGSLFGLLGRQDTHDSLIGSLELNVSKAIATGWQPEVSLDEGLRLALAAQDA, encoded by the coding sequence ATGAGCGAGAACAAGCGGGTCGTGCTGGTCACGGGGGCGAGCGGCTTTGTCGGCCGTCATGTGGTGCCGGACCTGGTGCGCGCGGGATGGTCGGTCCGCCGCGCGGTTCGCAGCCCGGAAGGCCTCGACGACGAGGTCGTGATCGAGACGATCGGCCCCGACACCGATTGGACGGCCGCGCTCGAGGGCGTCGACGCCGTCGTTCATCTCGCCGCACGCGTGCATCACAAGCACGAGGAGCACGCGGTCCAGCTCTATCGCAACGTCAACATCGCCGGCACGCTGCACCTGGCGCGGTCGGCGGCGACCGCCGGCGTGCGCCAGTTCATCTTCGTCAGCACCGTTCTCGTGCATGGCCGCAGCAACGAGGGCCGTGCCCCGTTCTGCGAAGACGACATCCTGACGCCGCGCGGCCTCTACTGCATGTCCAAGGCGGCAGCCGAGGCGGGACTGCGGACGCTGGCGCGCGACAGCGACATAAACATCTCGGTGATCAGGCCGCCGCTGGTCTATGGCGCAGGCGCCAAGGGCAATTTCGCGCTGCTCACGCGCGCGGTGAATTTGGGCGTGCCGCTGCCGTTTGCCGCGATCCGCAACCACCGCGCCTTCCTCGCCGTGCAGAACCTCTCGTCCTTCATCCTGCGCCAGCTGGCCCATCCCGATCCCGCAAGCAATTTCGAGATCTTCCTGGTGCCCGACAGGGAGCAGGTCTCGACTCCCGAATTCGTCGAGCGGCTGGCGAGAGCGTCCGGCAAGAGCCCGCGGCTGTTCGGCATGTCACCCGAGCTGCTGGGCTCGCTGTTCGGCCTGCTGGGCCGGCAGGACACGCATGACAGCCTGATCGGCTCGCTCGAGCTCAACGTCTCCAAGGCGATCGCGACGGGGTGGCAGCCGGAGGTGTCGCTCGACGAGGGTCTGCGGCTGGCGCTGGCGGCTCAGGACGCCTGA
- a CDS encoding O-antigen ligase: MTDQATVLARETTVQMLWRRFRSPAAWSETVDLFAILTAASLPWSTSLTAIFNAAFLVCMVPFLDIRAFQQSLTRPICAAPIALFVLALVGTLWSDAAWGARLYAVGPTVKLLVLPVLLYHFERSPRGHWIFVAFLVSCALLSVMSWLVAFYPSLSLRPYDPLERGIFVKNYIDQSQEFTLCAVALAYPVMMLLREKRYWLAVLLMALPLSFLVNMTFVVVSRTALVTVPIMLAVFALLHLRWRSVAMISAAMIVFAVLAWQASPQLRKTADTFSRDYRLYMQENVPTSMGERLEYWRHAVQFFVQAPLVGHGTGSTQGLFERAAKERSWVPGVRVFPNPHNQTLHVAIQWGAIGIGVLYAIWIFHFQLFSGEGFARWVGLLVVVQNVFTSLFNSHLFDFHEGWMYVLGVGVAGGMVIRRRQAEANVGQAGS, translated from the coding sequence GTGACGGACCAAGCGACGGTGCTCGCCCGGGAGACGACCGTCCAGATGCTGTGGCGGCGTTTCCGGAGCCCTGCGGCCTGGAGCGAGACCGTCGATCTATTCGCGATCCTGACCGCGGCCTCGTTGCCATGGTCGACGTCGCTCACGGCCATCTTCAATGCCGCGTTCCTGGTCTGCATGGTGCCGTTCCTCGACATCAGGGCATTCCAGCAATCGCTGACGCGTCCAATCTGCGCGGCACCGATCGCGCTGTTCGTGCTCGCGCTGGTAGGAACGCTTTGGTCGGACGCAGCCTGGGGCGCGCGCCTCTATGCGGTCGGCCCGACCGTCAAGCTGCTCGTGCTGCCGGTGCTGCTCTATCATTTCGAGCGCTCGCCGCGCGGACACTGGATATTCGTCGCATTCCTGGTGTCCTGCGCGCTGCTCTCGGTGATGTCATGGCTTGTCGCTTTTTATCCGAGCCTCTCCCTGAGGCCCTATGATCCCCTCGAGCGTGGCATCTTCGTCAAGAACTATATCGACCAGAGCCAGGAATTCACGCTGTGCGCGGTTGCGCTCGCCTATCCCGTGATGATGTTATTGCGCGAGAAGCGCTACTGGCTCGCGGTTCTGTTGATGGCGCTCCCGCTGAGCTTTCTGGTCAACATGACCTTCGTGGTGGTGTCGCGCACCGCGCTGGTCACAGTGCCGATCATGCTCGCTGTGTTCGCGCTGCTTCATTTGAGGTGGCGCAGCGTCGCCATGATTTCTGCAGCTATGATTGTCTTTGCCGTGCTTGCTTGGCAAGCCTCGCCGCAATTGCGTAAGACGGCCGACACGTTTTCGCGCGACTACCGTCTCTATATGCAGGAGAACGTGCCGACCTCGATGGGCGAGCGCCTCGAATATTGGCGGCATGCCGTGCAGTTTTTCGTTCAGGCTCCGCTCGTGGGGCACGGTACCGGCTCCACGCAAGGGCTGTTCGAGAGAGCTGCAAAGGAGCGTTCATGGGTTCCGGGCGTCAGGGTCTTTCCGAACCCGCATAACCAAACGCTGCATGTCGCCATCCAGTGGGGTGCCATCGGCATCGGGGTTCTCTACGCGATCTGGATCTTTCATTTTCAGCTATTTAGTGGCGAGGGGTTTGCCAGGTGGGTCGGCCTTCTGGTAGTCGTGCAAAACGTCTTCACATCGCTGTTCAACTCCCATCTGTTCGATTTCCACGAGGGCTGGATGTACGTTCTCGGCGTCGGCGTTGCCGGCGGCATGGTGATCCGGAGACGACAGGCCGAGGCGAATGTTGGGCAAGCGGGTTCCTGA
- a CDS encoding SDR family NAD(P)-dependent oxidoreductase, giving the protein MTRLSHLTLRNFMIALHDLLATTAALFAAFYLRFEGGDSFYDRLPLLFEILPYFLAFSVVVFFVFNLTTTKWRFISLPDAMNIIRVASVLTVALLALDYIFVAPNVRGAFFLGKVTIVLYWFLEIFALSALRMAYRYFRYTRVRRHARSEDAAPTLLIGRAADAEVLLRGIESGSIKRIWPVGLLSPSSSDRGQLIRNLPVLGGIDDIEDVVADFAKRGKAITRVVMTPSAFEPEAHPESILMRARRLGVIVNRMPSLESGDTPRLTAVAVEDLLLRPSEKIDYARLEALIKGKAVIVTGGGGSIGSEICERIVAFGAARLLIVENSEPALYAITEALAAQDTGAAIEGRIADIRDRERVMRLMAEFRPDIVFHAAALKHVPILERDWSEGVKTNIFGSINVADAALAAGAEAMVMISTDKAIEPVSMLGLTKRFAEMYCQALDHDLAAGGTGTKPPMRLISVRFGNVLASNGSVVPKFKAQIEAGGPVTVTHPDMVRYFMTIREACDLVITAATHALGTQRPDVSVYVLNMGQPVKIVDLAERMIRLSGLQPGYDIEIVFTGMRPGERLNEILFASEEPTREIGVAGIMAAQPNEPPMQTLRKWIAALDQAIARDDRATISTILKDAVPEFGSTAA; this is encoded by the coding sequence ATGACGCGTCTTTCGCATCTCACTTTGCGCAATTTCATGATCGCGCTCCACGACCTGTTGGCGACGACGGCGGCGCTGTTCGCGGCGTTCTATCTGCGTTTTGAGGGTGGCGACAGCTTCTACGACCGCCTGCCGCTGCTCTTCGAGATTCTGCCGTACTTTCTCGCCTTCAGCGTGGTCGTGTTCTTCGTCTTCAACCTGACCACAACGAAATGGCGCTTCATCTCGCTGCCGGACGCGATGAACATCATCCGCGTCGCGAGCGTGCTGACGGTTGCGCTGCTGGCGCTGGACTACATCTTCGTCGCCCCCAACGTTCGCGGCGCCTTCTTCCTCGGCAAGGTCACCATCGTCCTCTACTGGTTCCTCGAGATCTTCGCGCTCAGCGCCCTGCGCATGGCCTATCGCTACTTCCGCTATACGCGAGTGCGGCGCCATGCCCGCAGCGAGGACGCAGCCCCGACGCTACTGATCGGCCGCGCCGCGGATGCCGAGGTGCTCTTGCGCGGCATCGAGAGCGGATCGATCAAGCGGATCTGGCCGGTCGGCCTGCTGTCGCCGTCGAGCTCCGATCGCGGCCAGTTGATCCGCAACTTGCCGGTGCTGGGCGGCATCGACGACATCGAGGACGTCGTCGCCGATTTCGCCAAGCGCGGCAAGGCGATCACCCGCGTGGTGATGACGCCGTCCGCGTTCGAACCGGAGGCCCACCCGGAATCGATCCTGATGCGGGCGCGCAGGCTGGGTGTGATCGTCAACCGCATGCCCTCGCTGGAGAGCGGCGACACCCCGCGGCTCACGGCCGTCGCGGTCGAGGACTTGCTGCTGCGGCCCAGCGAAAAGATCGACTATGCGCGGCTGGAGGCCCTCATCAAGGGCAAGGCGGTGATCGTCACCGGCGGCGGCGGTTCGATCGGCTCGGAGATCTGCGAGCGTATCGTCGCCTTTGGCGCCGCGCGCCTGCTGATCGTGGAGAATTCAGAGCCGGCGCTCTACGCGATCACCGAGGCGCTCGCCGCGCAGGACACCGGGGCGGCGATCGAGGGCCGGATCGCCGACATCCGCGACCGCGAGCGCGTCATGCGCCTGATGGCCGAGTTCAGGCCTGACATCGTGTTCCACGCGGCAGCCCTCAAGCACGTGCCGATCCTCGAGCGCGACTGGAGCGAAGGCGTCAAGACCAACATCTTCGGCTCGATCAACGTCGCCGATGCGGCGCTGGCCGCCGGCGCCGAAGCCATGGTCATGATCTCGACCGACAAGGCGATCGAGCCGGTGTCGATGCTGGGCCTGACCAAGCGTTTCGCCGAGATGTACTGCCAGGCGCTCGACCACGATCTTGCGGCGGGTGGCACCGGCACCAAGCCGCCGATGCGGCTGATCTCGGTCCGGTTCGGCAATGTGCTGGCCTCGAACGGCTCGGTGGTGCCGAAATTCAAGGCCCAGATCGAAGCCGGCGGCCCGGTGACCGTCACGCATCCCGACATGGTCCGCTATTTCATGACCATTCGCGAGGCCTGCGATCTCGTGATCACGGCGGCTACGCATGCGCTCGGAACACAGCGTCCCGACGTTTCCGTATATGTGCTCAACATGGGCCAGCCGGTGAAGATCGTCGATCTCGCCGAGCGCATGATCCGCCTCTCGGGTCTTCAGCCCGGCTACGACATCGAGATCGTGTTCACGGGGATGCGACCGGGCGAGCGCCTGAACGAAATCCTGTTCGCCTCCGAAGAGCCGACCCGCGAGATCGGCGTTGCCGGCATCATGGCCGCGCAGCCGAACGAGCCGCCGATGCAGACCCTGCGCAAATGGATCGCGGCGCTCGACCAGGCGATCGCGCGTGACGATCGGGCCACCATCAGCACCATCCTGAAGGATGCGGTCCCCGAATTCGGGTCGACCGCGGCCTGA
- a CDS encoding glycosyltransferase family 4 protein encodes MSALITWISRPLLQRYALARPNARSSHRIPTPQGAGIAVISATLVVALAWAAWADVAIPPALVVATVVIALVGFADDIVSLPVLVRLVLQAACVGAVVFTASDDARIVPDLPLALERSLILLAGIWFVNLVNFMDGLDLMTVAEVVPVTAALLLLGLLGELPWPAVLIATALCGAMLGFAPFNKPVAKVFLGDVGSLPIGLLVGWCLLALTWRGEPAAALLLPAYYLADSTITLFRRIARREQFWSAHRSHFYQRATDNGFSVRRVIGEVFALNLLLAALAILTVRAGSATVTPIALLVGAIAVAVVLRRFSRPQAS; translated from the coding sequence ATGTCGGCGCTCATCACCTGGATCAGCCGCCCCCTGCTGCAGCGCTACGCGCTGGCGCGGCCGAACGCACGTTCCTCGCACCGGATCCCGACCCCGCAGGGCGCGGGCATCGCGGTGATCTCGGCGACGCTCGTCGTCGCATTGGCGTGGGCGGCCTGGGCCGACGTTGCGATCCCGCCGGCGCTGGTCGTCGCAACCGTCGTGATCGCACTGGTCGGGTTTGCCGACGACATCGTCTCGCTGCCGGTGCTGGTGCGGCTCGTGCTGCAGGCCGCCTGCGTCGGCGCCGTCGTGTTCACCGCATCGGACGATGCGCGCATCGTGCCTGATCTGCCGCTGGCGCTGGAGCGCAGCCTGATCCTGCTCGCCGGAATCTGGTTCGTGAACCTCGTCAACTTCATGGACGGGCTCGACCTGATGACGGTGGCGGAGGTGGTGCCGGTCACCGCGGCACTGCTGCTGCTCGGGCTGCTCGGCGAACTGCCGTGGCCGGCGGTGTTGATCGCAACGGCCCTGTGCGGCGCGATGCTCGGCTTTGCACCGTTCAACAAGCCGGTCGCGAAAGTGTTCTTGGGCGATGTCGGCAGCCTGCCGATCGGCCTTCTGGTCGGCTGGTGCCTGCTCGCGCTTACCTGGCGCGGTGAGCCCGCCGCGGCGCTGCTGCTGCCCGCCTATTACCTCGCCGATTCCACCATCACGCTATTCCGCCGCATCGCGCGCCGCGAGCAGTTCTGGTCGGCGCATCGCTCGCACTTCTACCAGCGCGCCACCGACAACGGCTTTTCGGTTCGGCGCGTCATCGGCGAGGTGTTTGCGCTCAACCTCCTGCTGGCGGCGCTTGCCATCCTCACCGTCCGCGCCGGCTCGGCGACCGTCACGCCGATCGCGCTCCTGGTGGGCGCGATCGCGGTTGCCGTCGTGCTGCGGCGGTTCTCCCGCCCTCAGGCGTCCTGA
- a CDS encoding lysylphosphatidylglycerol synthase transmembrane domain-containing protein has protein sequence MRRILLSTAKILISGALLYLALRKVDLTELLSRFTATSLFWIGVAIAVTFLQIFVGVLRWREVGAACSAPLELGRAMRYNVIGSFFNQTLPSAIGGDAVRLWLVARAGAGWRAATYSIFVDRAIGLVALAILIVASLPWSYQLITDTHGRSALLLIDLAALAGGIGFLIFGALKWPWLKTWWATHHIHACAVIANRVIFSRTRGPMIAILSLLVHVLAVVIAWCVVKSIAAPVTFAQVFLLVPPVMLITLMPISIAGWGVREASMGLAFGFAGLAANEGVNVSLLFGAVSFIVGAFGGLVWILSAEKAAQGSAQLGVPE, from the coding sequence ATGCGCCGAATCCTGTTGTCGACGGCCAAAATCCTGATTTCCGGAGCGCTGCTCTATCTGGCGCTGCGCAAGGTCGACCTGACCGAGCTGTTGTCGCGCTTCACCGCGACCAGCCTGTTCTGGATCGGCGTGGCGATCGCGGTCACGTTCCTGCAAATCTTCGTCGGCGTGCTGCGCTGGCGCGAGGTCGGCGCCGCATGCAGCGCGCCGCTCGAGCTCGGCCGCGCCATGCGCTACAACGTGATCGGCTCCTTCTTCAACCAGACCCTGCCGTCGGCGATCGGCGGCGATGCGGTCCGGCTCTGGCTGGTGGCGCGCGCCGGTGCCGGATGGCGCGCGGCAACCTATTCGATCTTCGTCGATCGCGCGATCGGCCTCGTCGCGCTCGCCATCCTCATCGTCGCGAGCCTGCCCTGGAGCTACCAGCTCATCACCGACACGCATGGACGTTCGGCGCTGCTGCTCATCGACCTCGCGGCGCTCGCCGGCGGCATCGGCTTTCTCATCTTCGGTGCGCTGAAATGGCCCTGGCTGAAGACGTGGTGGGCGACCCACCACATCCACGCCTGCGCCGTCATCGCCAACCGCGTCATCTTCAGCCGCACGCGCGGGCCGATGATCGCAATCCTGTCGCTGCTCGTCCACGTGCTCGCGGTCGTCATTGCCTGGTGCGTGGTGAAATCGATCGCCGCCCCCGTCACGTTCGCGCAGGTGTTCCTGCTGGTGCCGCCGGTGATGCTGATCACGTTGATGCCGATCTCGATCGCCGGCTGGGGCGTGCGCGAGGCAAGCATGGGCCTGGCCTTCGGCTTCGCGGGGCTGGCCGCCAACGAGGGCGTCAACGTCTCGCTGCTGTTCGGCGCGGTTTCGTTCATCGTCGGGGCGTTCGGCGGCCTGGTCTGGATCCTCAGCGCGGAGAAGGCGGCGCAGGGCTCGGCGCAGCTCGGGGTCCCGGAGTGA